In one Hymenobacter sp. DG25B genomic region, the following are encoded:
- a CDS encoding exodeoxyribonuclease III yields the protein MKILSYNVNGLRSALSKGLLDWVQQTDPDVLCLQEIKAGREPLDVSGFEALGYHVYQHPAEKPGYSGVATFSKQKPKNVATGCEIPLYDCEGRVLRLDFEDYSVLNVYMPSGTSGPERQSFKLEWLRFFRHYVAQLRAAGTPPLVIAGDFNCCQQGLDLHNPKANQNSPGFTPEERAWFAAFLADGFTDSFRHVHGDAPGHYSWWTYRSGARARNVGWRLDHLLVDQALQPRISGAGLLTDAVHSDHCPALVELQ from the coding sequence TTGAAAATTCTCTCTTACAACGTCAACGGGCTGCGCTCGGCCCTCAGCAAGGGCCTACTGGATTGGGTGCAGCAAACCGACCCGGACGTACTGTGCCTGCAGGAAATTAAGGCCGGGCGCGAGCCACTGGATGTGTCGGGGTTTGAAGCGCTGGGTTACCACGTGTATCAGCACCCGGCCGAAAAGCCTGGCTACAGCGGCGTGGCTACCTTCAGCAAGCAAAAGCCCAAGAACGTGGCTACCGGCTGCGAAATCCCGCTCTACGACTGCGAGGGGCGCGTATTGCGCCTGGATTTCGAGGATTACTCAGTACTGAACGTGTACATGCCCTCGGGCACCAGCGGGCCGGAGCGACAGTCGTTTAAGTTGGAGTGGTTGCGGTTCTTCCGCCATTACGTAGCACAGTTGCGCGCTGCCGGCACGCCCCCGCTGGTTATTGCCGGCGACTTTAACTGCTGCCAACAGGGCCTAGACCTGCACAACCCCAAAGCCAACCAGAACAGCCCCGGCTTCACGCCCGAAGAGCGGGCCTGGTTTGCCGCGTTTTTGGCCGATGGCTTCACCGACTCCTTCCGCCACGTGCACGGCGACGCCCCGGGCCATTATTCCTGGTGGACGTACCGCAGCGGCGCCCGCGCCCGCAACGTAGGCTGGCGTCTGGATCATTTATTAGTAGATCAGGCGCTGCAACCGCGCATCAGCGGAGCGGGTCTGTTGACTGATGCGGTGCATTCCGACCACTGCCCGGCGCTGGTAGAGCTGCAGTAG
- a CDS encoding SUMF1/EgtB/PvdO family nonheme iron enzyme — translation MNFSKYLRYAAVGAVALASCKGGPPTSTKPGKYSSTTGLEYNTEQGMKVADYQGIPEGPGLVFIEGGRTVLGSAEEDVAMTRDNIERTVTIASFYMDEAEVANIHWLEYLHYVRKDSAEEFYQSALPDTTVWARELSFNDPYVDYYLRYPGFRYFPVVGVSWLQANDFCTWRTAKVNEKLAGVGEGDGSGQKKGFKLFGKKKGGDAAAPTDGGAEGTGATKISIENGNTLPNYRLPTEAEWEYAAQALIGTQEAGNENQENKRIYPWDGRQMRNPYGKKQGQFLANFKRGRGDYAGIAGSLNDGAMITEYIYAYPPNDYGLYNMAGNVNEWVQDIYRPLSFQDEEDLNPFRRNGYLDKAEGYDKKGYQSLIDDEVRVYKGGSWKDVAYWLSPGTRRFMAQDSATAAIGFRCAMINAGSNK, via the coding sequence ATGAATTTCTCTAAGTACCTGCGCTACGCTGCTGTAGGAGCCGTTGCGCTGGCTTCCTGCAAAGGGGGGCCGCCTACTAGCACTAAACCGGGTAAGTACAGCTCCACTACCGGCCTGGAATATAATACCGAGCAGGGCATGAAGGTAGCTGATTACCAAGGCATTCCGGAAGGACCTGGCTTGGTATTCATCGAAGGCGGCCGTACGGTACTTGGCTCGGCTGAGGAAGACGTGGCCATGACCCGCGACAACATTGAGCGTACGGTAACTATTGCCTCGTTCTATATGGACGAAGCCGAGGTAGCCAACATTCACTGGCTGGAGTATTTGCACTATGTCCGTAAAGACTCCGCGGAAGAATTCTATCAGTCGGCTTTGCCCGATACCACCGTATGGGCCCGCGAGCTGTCGTTCAACGACCCCTATGTGGATTATTACCTGCGTTACCCCGGCTTCCGCTACTTCCCCGTGGTGGGCGTAAGCTGGCTCCAGGCCAACGACTTCTGCACCTGGCGTACGGCAAAGGTGAACGAGAAGCTGGCTGGTGTAGGCGAGGGTGATGGTTCCGGCCAGAAAAAAGGCTTTAAGCTGTTCGGCAAAAAGAAGGGCGGCGATGCTGCTGCTCCTACTGATGGCGGCGCTGAAGGCACCGGTGCTACCAAGATTTCTATTGAAAACGGCAACACCCTGCCCAACTACCGCCTACCCACCGAAGCTGAATGGGAATACGCCGCGCAGGCTCTCATTGGCACCCAGGAGGCTGGCAACGAGAACCAGGAAAACAAGCGTATCTATCCTTGGGATGGTCGTCAGATGCGGAACCCGTATGGCAAGAAGCAGGGCCAGTTCCTGGCTAACTTCAAGCGCGGCCGCGGTGACTACGCCGGTATTGCCGGTAGCCTGAACGATGGCGCCATGATTACGGAATACATCTACGCTTACCCACCAAACGACTACGGCCTGTACAACATGGCGGGCAACGTGAACGAGTGGGTGCAGGATATCTACCGTCCGCTGTCGTTCCAGGATGAGGAAGACCTGAACCCCTTCCGCCGGAACGGTTACCTGGATAAGGCCGAAGGCTACGACAAGAAAGGCTACCAGTCACTCATCGATGACGAGGTTCGCGTATACAAAGGGGGCTCGTGGAAAGACGTAGCCTACTGGCTGTCGCCCGGCACGCGCCGCTTCATGGCCCAGGACTCGGCTACCGCTGCTATCGGTTTCCGTTGTGCCATGATCAACGCCGGCTCGAACAAGTAA
- a CDS encoding carboxymuconolactone decarboxylase family protein — translation MSLVSEFNDYRQRMNEKIMAADNKVIKRFFNLDTNTYQEGALDVKTKEMLGLACSMVLRCDDCIKYHLGKCYEEGINDEQLYEVFAIANLIGGSIVIPHFRRAVEYWEALKEESAQPAPAHAEHSV, via the coding sequence ATGAGTCTCGTTTCTGAATTTAACGACTACCGCCAGCGGATGAATGAAAAAATCATGGCGGCCGATAACAAGGTCATCAAGCGTTTTTTCAACCTCGATACCAATACTTACCAGGAAGGAGCCCTGGACGTGAAAACCAAGGAAATGCTGGGCCTGGCCTGCTCCATGGTGCTGCGCTGCGACGACTGCATCAAATATCATCTGGGGAAATGCTACGAAGAAGGCATCAACGACGAGCAGCTGTACGAAGTCTTCGCCATTGCCAACCTCATTGGGGGCAGCATTGTGATTCCCCACTTCCGCCGCGCGGTGGAGTACTGGGAGGCCCTGAAGGAAGAATCGGCCCAGCCAGCCCCGGCCCACGCCGAGCACAGCGTATAG
- a CDS encoding DUF4175 family protein, which yields MEKETESTAKLTATQPGALAQVLTQLEAFKRKFYLNLLVRGALVAGGLLLTLFLVFNLLEYFLYLPTWVRGGLLFGFLGLAVYAFVHWIWQPLAALTNLRRLLSDEQAALRVGELFPQVQDKLLNALQLQGQARENALIAASLDQRAAQLTGLEFAEGINIKSQTRPLWKYVAVPAGVVVLLLLVYPSLFVQGTARILHYRRTYSPPAPFRFVVENKNLKAFKGEDFKLEVSVEGEALPNEISIQYAGRERRLQKESGNRFTYQFQQLQRSVDFQLAAAGFTSDEYALMVRERPNLRDFTVQITYPGYLNKASETIQNTGNLTVPEGSTVRWEFATAATDQLQLLFKSPDETVTAQADDDQFRVTRRVLRSQEYAVRLLNAASLNRDPIQYQLTAIPDQVPDITLETFPDTTSLRYLALGGTVRDDYGLTRLQLHYRVLSKARPNATYQTRALPLQSGPAQVYAYQWDLRPVGMKPGDRLEYYVQVWDNDGVHGPKSARSRAAEFKLPSRSELQKQLSTQSQAVQSQLSRTAEQSKKLERELAKTEDKLKVKRDLNFQDRKQLQDMLQQKQQMDDQIADMKKLFDELNQKQNELDPKSQELAEKAEELKKLMDSLLDPETKKLYDELQKLLDQKQDQNQLEMQQLMQKLENKENTLQKELERALEMFKQLQFEQKQEQTLEKLQQLAKEEQQLAEKTEQNDKNNPENKLSNQEQKAKNEQLKQEQAEKQQQFDEVQKNLDELKKMDDQLNNENGADDMQPQQQQVDEQMQQSQEQLGKNQNQKASQNQKQAAQQMQQMAQQMEQQMSEEESDQQQENIDDLRDILENLLKLSFDQESLMKQFRTVDQQDPRFVQLGQQQRKLKDDARVVQDSLYALAKRVFQLQSFVTREVGEMNGRMDEALDQIRQRDVARATTHQQQAMTSMNNLALMLNDALKQMQDQQRQAQQQQQQSGGKPGRKKKKGSQAGDGQLGKMQQQLNQQIQQLQQSGKTGRALSEDLAKLAAQQQMLREALKELEKMQQGGKPGKDGKGQPAGGNLGDVKKMMEQTETDLVNKRLTEQTVMRQRQILTRLLEAEKSARERDQDDKREAQTAQNRPPVFPPAFERYKRQKERQTELLRTVPPALTPYYQREVSEYFQKMK from the coding sequence GTGGAGAAAGAAACTGAGTCGACAGCCAAGCTAACGGCGACCCAGCCGGGAGCCCTGGCCCAGGTGCTCACGCAGCTGGAGGCATTTAAGCGTAAGTTTTACCTGAACCTGCTGGTGCGTGGGGCACTGGTGGCGGGCGGCCTCTTGCTCACGCTTTTTCTGGTTTTCAACCTGCTGGAATACTTTCTGTACCTGCCCACCTGGGTGCGGGGCGGGTTGCTGTTTGGCTTTCTGGGTTTGGCCGTGTACGCCTTTGTACACTGGATCTGGCAGCCGCTGGCCGCTCTTACCAACCTGCGCCGCCTGCTTTCTGATGAGCAGGCCGCTCTGCGCGTAGGCGAGCTATTCCCCCAGGTGCAGGACAAGCTCCTGAATGCCCTGCAGCTGCAGGGTCAGGCCCGCGAAAACGCCCTTATTGCCGCCAGCCTGGACCAGCGCGCCGCCCAGCTTACCGGGTTGGAATTCGCCGAAGGCATCAACATCAAATCCCAAACCCGGCCCCTGTGGAAGTACGTGGCTGTGCCGGCCGGGGTGGTGGTGCTCCTGCTGCTGGTATACCCCAGCCTGTTTGTGCAGGGCACCGCCCGCATTCTGCATTACCGCCGCACGTATTCGCCGCCTGCGCCTTTCCGATTTGTGGTGGAGAATAAGAATCTGAAAGCTTTTAAGGGTGAGGATTTCAAGCTGGAGGTATCGGTGGAAGGCGAGGCGCTGCCCAATGAAATCAGTATTCAGTATGCGGGGCGGGAGCGGCGCCTGCAGAAAGAATCCGGCAACCGGTTTACTTACCAGTTCCAGCAGCTGCAGCGCTCTGTGGATTTCCAGCTGGCGGCTGCGGGCTTTACTTCGGATGAATACGCCCTGATGGTGCGGGAACGGCCCAACCTGCGCGACTTCACGGTGCAGATTACCTACCCTGGTTACCTGAACAAAGCCTCCGAAACGATACAGAACACCGGCAACCTGACGGTGCCCGAGGGCAGCACGGTGCGCTGGGAGTTTGCTACCGCCGCCACCGACCAGCTCCAGCTACTTTTCAAAAGCCCCGACGAAACCGTGACGGCTCAAGCCGACGACGACCAGTTTCGGGTAACGCGGCGCGTGCTTCGCTCTCAGGAGTATGCGGTACGCCTGCTAAACGCCGCCAGCCTCAACCGCGACCCTATCCAGTACCAGCTCACTGCCATTCCCGACCAGGTGCCGGACATCACCCTGGAAACCTTCCCCGATACCACCTCGCTGCGCTATCTGGCGCTGGGCGGCACCGTGCGCGACGATTATGGCCTGACGCGCCTGCAGCTGCACTATAGGGTGTTGTCCAAAGCTCGGCCTAATGCTACCTACCAGACGCGCGCCCTGCCCCTGCAAAGCGGCCCGGCGCAGGTATATGCCTACCAGTGGGATTTGCGGCCGGTAGGCATGAAGCCCGGCGACCGGCTGGAATATTATGTGCAGGTGTGGGACAACGACGGCGTGCACGGGCCAAAATCGGCCCGGAGCAGGGCCGCAGAGTTTAAGCTGCCCTCGCGCAGCGAGCTACAGAAGCAGCTCAGCACTCAGTCGCAGGCGGTGCAGAGCCAGCTGAGCCGCACGGCGGAGCAGTCTAAGAAGCTGGAGCGGGAGTTGGCCAAAACCGAAGACAAGCTGAAGGTGAAGCGCGACCTGAACTTCCAGGACCGCAAGCAGCTGCAGGATATGCTGCAGCAGAAGCAGCAGATGGACGACCAGATTGCCGACATGAAAAAGCTCTTTGACGAGCTGAATCAGAAGCAAAACGAGCTGGACCCCAAAAGCCAGGAGCTGGCCGAAAAAGCCGAGGAGCTGAAAAAGCTGATGGACTCTCTGCTGGACCCCGAAACCAAAAAGCTCTACGATGAGCTGCAGAAGCTCCTGGACCAGAAGCAGGACCAGAATCAGCTGGAGATGCAGCAGCTCATGCAAAAGCTCGAAAACAAGGAAAACACCCTGCAGAAAGAGCTGGAGCGGGCCCTGGAAATGTTTAAGCAGCTGCAGTTTGAGCAAAAGCAGGAGCAAACCCTGGAAAAGCTGCAGCAGCTGGCCAAGGAAGAGCAGCAGCTGGCCGAAAAAACCGAGCAGAACGACAAGAACAACCCCGAAAATAAGCTCAGCAACCAGGAGCAGAAAGCCAAAAATGAGCAGCTGAAACAGGAGCAGGCCGAGAAGCAGCAGCAGTTTGACGAGGTGCAGAAGAACCTGGACGAGCTCAAGAAGATGGACGACCAGCTCAACAACGAGAATGGCGCCGACGACATGCAGCCCCAGCAGCAGCAGGTAGACGAGCAAATGCAGCAAAGCCAGGAGCAGCTGGGCAAAAATCAGAACCAGAAAGCCAGCCAGAACCAGAAGCAGGCAGCTCAGCAAATGCAGCAGATGGCTCAGCAGATGGAGCAGCAAATGAGCGAAGAGGAATCAGACCAGCAGCAGGAAAATATTGATGACCTGCGCGACATCCTCGAAAACCTCCTGAAGCTCTCCTTCGATCAGGAAAGCCTGATGAAGCAGTTCCGCACCGTAGACCAGCAGGACCCGCGCTTTGTGCAGCTGGGCCAGCAGCAGCGCAAGCTCAAGGACGACGCCCGCGTGGTGCAGGACTCGCTCTACGCCCTGGCCAAGCGCGTATTTCAACTCCAGAGCTTCGTAACCCGGGAAGTAGGGGAGATGAACGGTCGCATGGACGAGGCCCTGGACCAGATCCGGCAGCGCGACGTGGCCCGGGCCACTACCCACCAGCAGCAGGCCATGACCAGCATGAACAACCTGGCCCTAATGCTGAACGACGCCCTGAAGCAGATGCAGGACCAGCAGCGCCAGGCCCAGCAGCAACAGCAGCAAAGCGGCGGCAAGCCCGGCCGGAAAAAGAAAAAAGGTAGCCAGGCCGGCGACGGCCAGCTGGGCAAGATGCAGCAGCAGCTCAACCAGCAGATTCAGCAGCTGCAGCAAAGCGGCAAAACCGGCCGTGCCCTTTCCGAAGACCTGGCCAAGCTGGCCGCTCAGCAGCAAATGCTGCGCGAAGCCCTGAAAGAGCTGGAGAAAATGCAGCAGGGCGGCAAGCCGGGCAAGGATGGCAAAGGCCAGCCGGCTGGAGGAAACCTAGGGGATGTGAAAAAAATGATGGAACAAACCGAGACGGACCTCGTAAACAAGCGGCTAACGGAGCAAACGGTTATGCGTCAGCGTCAAATCCTGACCCGCCTGCTGGAAGCCGAGAAATCGGCCCGGGAGCGGGACCAGGATGACAAGCGGGAAGCGCAGACCGCCCAGAACCGTCCGCCGGTTTTTCCGCCTGCTTTCGAGCGCTACAAACGGCAGAAAGAGCGGCAAACGGAACTGCTTCGGACAGTGCCCCCGGCCCTCACACCGTACTACCAACGGGAGGTGAGTGAATATTTTCAGAAAATGAAATAG
- a CDS encoding AsmA-like C-terminal region-containing protein codes for MRKFLLGLLIFVVVLVAAIALAPVLFKDKLKQVLDKQLAERVAARVEYQPENVSLSLLRSFPDLALSIDELRIIGQDSFARDTLAYLPSFRVGLDLMSVVRGDEIKIKSVQLDEPDISLRVLKSGRANWDIFISDSAAATQGKDTSQVKVAIKGWEINNGRLRYEDLSIPFAMQARHVNHTGSGDFARNIFDMDSKTTADGFTMNYDGVNYLENTKLDADVTMGMDLDQFLFTFKENQVRLNDFPFSFAGKVGLPNDTDITYDMTFKALETDFKNILSLVPGVFTEKFKDIQTSGKMAFNGYLKGVQNDVKMPGYGVNLQVNNGMFKYPDLPQAARNINVDMVVDNPSGFTNNVKVNVKQFHLDLGTNPIDGNVAIDGLEPMKVDGRVKANVDLAEMLKVYPVQDLLMRGKLFVDGTAKGIYSKTQMPVVQAKLNLTNGYVKSKQFPAPIENLTLNGTVVNATGQPNDTRINIPQFKMLLDGEPLEGRIAIQNIDKPLFDTDVRGTVDLTKLTKIFPLEGMTVTGRLNGNVAAKGSMADVEAERYQSIVASGTVNASNVTYKSPDLPQGVKITRATATFNNNQIVLKDMQGFVGSSDIAASGVISNYMGYLFTPGQSLKGNLTVNSRRFNVNEWMVDEVTAKPTTGAVAATKAPATAAKADGVLQIPKYFDLTLNSTVGTIVYDNLKLENAKGTVTVRDEAVRLNGLTFNTLGGSFATNGSYSSKNLAHPKFDFGLNVKNLNFQNAFQAFTSIKKFVPLAQQIEGIFSTNFNVSGEMGQDMMPVYSSLTGKGVFEIIRAALGNSPVMSKISSLTQLQELKNFVVENKDVAAEMLNGNFIVKPFDFNVGQLKLTVGGSSNVDGNLEYVTAIDMPTGKVGNQLNSKLTQLTGVQDIKGTERVTLGVKIGGTMADPKVALSSGSVKGQAKDIAKSLVTSVVESKVSDAKNKLLQKAGLQQDSVKRSLAEQKQAVEDRARLEVEKKRLETEARLKTQAKEKLGNILFGKPKAAPAPEPAKTDTTKS; via the coding sequence ATGCGTAAATTCCTGTTAGGTCTGCTGATTTTCGTGGTGGTGCTGGTAGCGGCCATTGCCCTGGCGCCGGTGCTGTTCAAAGACAAGCTCAAGCAAGTGTTGGACAAGCAGCTGGCCGAGCGGGTGGCGGCCCGCGTGGAGTATCAGCCTGAAAATGTGAGCTTAAGCCTGCTCCGCTCCTTCCCGGATCTGGCCCTGAGCATCGACGAGCTGCGTATTATCGGGCAGGACTCCTTTGCCCGCGACACGCTGGCTTACCTGCCCTCTTTCCGAGTGGGACTGGATTTGATGAGCGTGGTGCGCGGCGATGAAATCAAAATCAAATCGGTGCAGCTGGATGAGCCCGACATCAGCCTGCGGGTGCTGAAAAGCGGCCGCGCCAACTGGGATATTTTTATTTCTGATTCGGCGGCCGCTACTCAGGGCAAGGACACCAGCCAGGTAAAAGTGGCCATCAAAGGCTGGGAAATCAACAACGGCCGCCTGCGCTACGAGGACCTGAGCATTCCGTTTGCCATGCAGGCCCGTCACGTCAACCATACCGGCTCCGGCGACTTTGCCCGCAACATCTTCGATATGGACTCGAAGACCACAGCCGATGGCTTTACCATGAACTACGACGGGGTAAACTACCTTGAAAACACCAAGCTGGACGCCGACGTGACCATGGGCATGGACCTGGACCAGTTCCTGTTCACCTTCAAGGAAAACCAGGTGCGCCTCAACGACTTCCCCTTCTCCTTCGCCGGGAAAGTGGGCCTGCCCAACGATACGGACATTACCTACGACATGACCTTTAAGGCGCTGGAAACCGACTTCAAGAACATTCTGAGCCTGGTGCCCGGCGTGTTTACCGAGAAGTTCAAGGACATTCAGACCAGCGGCAAAATGGCCTTCAACGGCTATCTGAAAGGTGTGCAGAATGATGTGAAGATGCCCGGCTACGGCGTGAATCTGCAGGTAAACAACGGCATGTTTAAGTACCCCGACCTGCCCCAGGCCGCCCGCAACATCAACGTGGACATGGTGGTGGACAACCCCTCCGGCTTCACCAACAACGTGAAAGTGAACGTGAAGCAGTTTCATCTGGACTTGGGCACGAACCCCATCGACGGCAATGTGGCCATTGACGGGCTGGAGCCCATGAAGGTGGACGGCCGCGTGAAAGCCAACGTGGACCTGGCCGAAATGCTGAAAGTGTACCCTGTGCAGGACCTGCTGATGCGCGGCAAGCTCTTCGTGGATGGCACGGCCAAAGGCATCTACTCCAAAACCCAGATGCCCGTGGTGCAGGCCAAACTCAACCTGACCAACGGCTACGTGAAGAGCAAGCAGTTCCCCGCCCCCATCGAAAATCTGACCCTGAACGGCACCGTGGTCAATGCTACCGGCCAGCCCAACGACACGCGCATCAACATTCCGCAGTTTAAAATGCTGCTGGATGGCGAGCCGCTGGAAGGCCGCATTGCCATCCAGAATATTGACAAGCCCCTGTTTGACACCGATGTACGCGGCACCGTAGACCTGACCAAGCTCACTAAAATATTCCCGCTGGAAGGCATGACGGTAACCGGCCGCCTGAACGGCAACGTGGCCGCTAAAGGCAGCATGGCCGATGTAGAAGCCGAGCGGTACCAGAGCATTGTGGCCTCGGGCACGGTGAATGCCAGCAACGTGACCTACAAGAGCCCCGACCTGCCCCAGGGCGTGAAAATTACCCGTGCTACGGCCACTTTCAACAACAACCAGATTGTGCTGAAGGACATGCAGGGCTTTGTGGGCTCCTCCGATATTGCCGCCTCGGGCGTCATCAGCAACTATATGGGCTACCTGTTCACGCCGGGCCAGTCCCTGAAAGGCAACCTGACGGTGAACAGCCGCCGCTTTAATGTGAACGAGTGGATGGTGGACGAGGTAACAGCCAAGCCCACTACCGGTGCCGTAGCCGCTACCAAAGCCCCTGCCACCGCCGCCAAGGCCGACGGTGTGCTGCAGATTCCCAAATACTTCGACCTCACACTGAACTCCACCGTGGGCACTATTGTGTACGACAACCTGAAGCTGGAAAACGCCAAAGGTACCGTAACCGTCCGCGACGAAGCCGTGCGCCTGAACGGCCTCACCTTCAACACGCTGGGTGGCTCCTTTGCCACCAACGGCAGCTACAGCAGCAAAAACCTGGCGCATCCCAAGTTCGATTTCGGCCTGAACGTTAAGAACCTGAACTTTCAGAATGCCTTCCAAGCCTTCACCTCCATCAAGAAGTTTGTGCCGCTGGCCCAGCAGATTGAGGGCATTTTCTCCACCAACTTTAACGTGAGTGGCGAAATGGGCCAGGACATGATGCCGGTGTACAGCTCGCTCACGGGCAAGGGCGTGTTCGAAATCATTCGGGCTGCCCTGGGAAACTCGCCGGTGATGAGCAAGATCAGTAGCCTCACCCAGCTGCAGGAGCTCAAGAATTTTGTAGTAGAAAACAAAGACGTGGCGGCCGAAATGCTGAACGGCAACTTCATTGTGAAGCCCTTTGATTTCAACGTGGGGCAGCTGAAGCTGACGGTGGGCGGCTCCAGCAACGTGGATGGCAACCTGGAGTACGTAACGGCCATTGATATGCCCACCGGCAAAGTGGGCAACCAACTCAACAGCAAGCTCACCCAGCTCACCGGCGTGCAGGACATTAAAGGCACGGAGCGCGTGACGCTGGGCGTGAAGATTGGCGGCACCATGGCCGACCCCAAAGTGGCCCTGAGCAGCGGCAGCGTGAAAGGCCAGGCCAAAGACATAGCCAAGAGCCTGGTGACCAGCGTAGTAGAATCCAAGGTGAGCGACGCCAAGAACAAGCTGCTGCAGAAAGCCGGCCTGCAGCAGGACAGCGTAAAGCGCAGCCTGGCCGAGCAGAAGCAGGCCGTGGAAGACCGGGCCCGCCTGGAAGTAGAGAAAAAGCGCCTGGAAACCGAAGCCCGGCTGAAAACCCAGGCCAAGGAAAAGCTGGGCAATATTCTGTTTGGTAAACCCAAGGCCGCCCCGGCCCCGGAACCCGCTAAAACCGATACCACCAAATCATAG
- a CDS encoding PorP/SprF family type IX secretion system membrane protein — MRLQPLVRPGFPGRRLAAGLGTVFLLMLGVREQAQAQDLYFSQSYATRLHLNPAFTGLQHDYGVSLAYREQFPSLAGSFQTTHLGADYRFEKQRNAVGLLVNMDRLGAVGYTRLEAAALYAYHARLSNDIYLSAGAQATYGSQRISYSNLVFGDQLSDDGLLTGPSAEPVPFDPVHYLSVGVGGLLYNRQSWAGLALYHLNQPDLGNQTQGRLPMRATFTGGVKHFFSESTVKQTYREISVSPTVSYTRQGASQRAEAGLYGTVTPITMGLLYRGIPLPGAPRPASVLAIVAGVQLPGFRVGYSHDVELGSRNLGAGGAHEIVLVLEQVDRLAAARRRISRKNYRLLPCPAF, encoded by the coding sequence ATGCGCTTACAACCCTTGGTACGCCCCGGCTTTCCCGGACGCCGTTTGGCGGCCGGGCTGGGCACGGTCTTTCTACTGATGCTAGGGGTAAGGGAGCAAGCGCAGGCCCAGGACCTCTACTTTTCGCAATCTTACGCTACCCGCCTGCACCTGAACCCGGCTTTCACGGGCCTGCAGCACGACTATGGTGTATCTCTGGCTTACCGGGAGCAGTTCCCCTCCCTGGCGGGCTCGTTCCAGACCACGCACCTGGGCGCCGACTACCGCTTCGAAAAGCAACGCAACGCCGTGGGTTTGCTCGTGAATATGGACCGGCTGGGGGCCGTGGGCTACACCCGCCTGGAAGCCGCCGCCCTCTACGCCTACCACGCCCGCCTCAGCAACGATATTTACCTGAGCGCCGGGGCCCAGGCCACGTATGGCTCGCAGCGCATCAGCTACAGCAACCTGGTGTTCGGCGACCAGCTCTCCGACGATGGTTTACTGACCGGCCCCAGCGCCGAACCCGTGCCCTTCGACCCCGTGCATTACCTAAGCGTGGGCGTGGGTGGCCTGCTGTATAACCGCCAGAGCTGGGCTGGTTTAGCCCTTTATCACCTGAACCAGCCCGACCTGGGAAACCAGACCCAGGGGCGCCTGCCCATGCGCGCAACATTTACCGGCGGGGTTAAGCACTTTTTTTCAGAGTCCACCGTTAAACAGACCTACCGCGAAATCAGCGTTTCGCCTACTGTGTCCTACACCCGCCAGGGAGCGTCGCAGCGGGCTGAGGCGGGGTTGTACGGAACTGTTACTCCCATCACCATGGGCCTGCTGTACCGGGGCATTCCACTGCCCGGGGCACCGCGCCCGGCCTCGGTGCTGGCCATAGTGGCGGGCGTGCAGCTTCCGGGCTTTCGGGTAGGTTATAGTCATGATGTAGAGCTGGGCAGTAGAAATCTGGGCGCGGGCGGTGCTCACGAAATTGTACTGGTGCTAGAGCAGGTAGATAGGCTGGCGGCGGCTCGTCGTCGCATAAGCCGTAAAAATTACCGCTTGCTTCCTTGTCCGGCCTTCTGA
- a CDS encoding ComF family protein has protein sequence MILPAVWHDFISLVFPRVCLACADSLARGEEHICTSCRTELPYTDYHLLSTADNPLARRFWGKVPVRYAFSYLRFLQHGRVQHLLHQLKYQGQQEVGLVLGRWYGYELTNQGFNKEFDLILPVPLHPRKLAKRGYNQADSFAQGLAQGLQVPWLPHVLRRTEHTSSQTRKNRMERWENVSTVFEVPNPVALADKRILLVDDVLTTGATLEACAIVLLAAGCQEVSIATIATADR, from the coding sequence ATGATTTTACCCGCCGTATGGCACGACTTCATCTCCCTGGTTTTTCCGCGCGTATGCCTGGCCTGCGCCGATTCCCTGGCCCGGGGTGAGGAGCACATCTGCACCAGCTGCCGCACTGAGCTGCCCTATACCGATTACCACCTGCTGTCCACGGCGGATAACCCGCTGGCGCGGCGGTTCTGGGGCAAAGTGCCCGTGCGCTATGCCTTCAGCTACCTGCGCTTTCTGCAGCACGGCCGCGTACAGCACCTGCTGCATCAGCTGAAGTACCAGGGGCAGCAGGAAGTGGGCCTGGTGCTGGGCCGCTGGTATGGCTATGAGCTGACCAACCAGGGCTTTAACAAGGAGTTCGACCTGATTTTACCCGTGCCCCTGCACCCGCGCAAGCTGGCCAAGCGCGGCTATAACCAGGCCGACTCCTTTGCCCAAGGCTTAGCGCAGGGCCTGCAGGTGCCGTGGCTGCCCCACGTACTGCGCCGCACGGAGCATACCAGCTCCCAAACCCGTAAAAACCGCATGGAGCGCTGGGAGAATGTATCCACCGTATTTGAAGTGCCGAACCCGGTTGCGCTGGCCGACAAGCGCATTCTTTTGGTGGATGATGTGCTGACCACCGGCGCCACTCTGGAGGCTTGCGCCATTGTACTACTAGCCGCCGGCTGCCAGGAGGTTAGCATTGCCACCATTGCCACCGCCGACCGTTAA